The Brachyspira aalborgi genome has a segment encoding these proteins:
- a CDS encoding sodium-translocating pyrophosphatase, whose protein sequence is MEMLIQNARFFTISAAVLTLAFAFYFYKWMRKQDEGTDKMKEIASHVRSGALAYLKQQYRVIAFFFGGAFIIFAILSYALKVQNPFVPIGFLTGGFFSTLSGFLGMKTATYASARTAHAASKSLNQGLTIAFRSGAVMGLTVVGLALFDISMWFIILNGWLDNNWFNTDFLGVGNISRDSMDYIAAKMHFITTTMLSFGVGASFQALFARVGGGIFTKAADVGADLVGKVEAGIPEDDPRNPAVIADNVGDNVGDVAGMGADLYESYAGSILAAMSLGSAAFGYINPTISPIYAVTLPLILAAIGTLSSIVGVFFVKTKEKASMGELLKSLRVGVYVSSVIIIVVSFLLVKALLPNNLGLFVSIIVGLIAGNVVGFFTEYYTAAEYKPTQWVAEQSKTGPATVIIGGLAIGMQSTLIPVVTVVVSIILSFGFAGGFGSEVGSFSQGLYGIALASVGMLSTLGITLATDAYGPIADNAGGNAEMSGLPESVRERTDALDSLGNTTAATGKGFAICSAALTAMALVAAYIEEIKTALGRMINSGNLKEIVIGSVKYTAESSSELYNKVVYSLSMNEFMQAFNIHLMNPKVIVGIFVGSMLVFFFCALTMKAVGRAAGGVVEEVRRQFREIKGLLAGEEGVKADYEKAVQICTKSAQKEMIIPSVLAIIVPVLVGFLFGVPAVIGLLIGGLTSGFAMAVMMSNAGGSWDNAKKYIEAGNLGGKKITDKNGNKITNPNHAAAVIGDTVGDPFKDTSGPSLNILIKLMSLISVVFAGAIIAFSPKIQALLGIADKIVK, encoded by the coding sequence ATGGAAATGTTAATTCAAAATGCCCGCTTTTTTACAATATCGGCGGCAGTATTAACTTTAGCATTCGCATTTTATTTCTATAAATGGATGCGAAAACAGGACGAGGGAACGGACAAAATGAAAGAGATAGCTTCTCATGTTCGCTCTGGAGCTTTGGCTTACCTTAAACAACAATATAGGGTTATAGCCTTCTTCTTTGGCGGAGCTTTCATTATCTTTGCCATTCTTTCTTATGCATTAAAAGTGCAAAATCCTTTCGTTCCGATTGGATTTTTAACGGGAGGTTTTTTCTCAACTCTATCGGGCTTTTTAGGAATGAAAACAGCGACTTACGCGTCTGCAAGAACAGCTCATGCGGCTTCAAAATCTTTAAATCAAGGTTTGACTATAGCTTTTCGCTCTGGAGCGGTTATGGGGCTTACGGTTGTAGGTTTGGCTTTATTCGATATTTCAATGTGGTTTATAATATTAAACGGTTGGCTTGATAATAATTGGTTTAATACGGATTTTTTAGGAGTTGGAAATATTTCAAGAGATTCTATGGATTATATCGCCGCTAAAATGCATTTTATAACGACAACAATGTTAAGCTTTGGAGTAGGCGCTTCTTTTCAGGCTCTATTTGCAAGAGTCGGAGGCGGAATATTTACAAAAGCTGCCGATGTCGGAGCGGATTTAGTCGGTAAAGTTGAAGCTGGAATACCTGAAGACGACCCAAGAAATCCTGCCGTTATAGCGGATAATGTCGGCGATAATGTCGGCGATGTTGCTGGAATGGGAGCGGACCTTTACGAATCTTATGCTGGCTCAATACTTGCGGCAATGAGTTTAGGTTCTGCGGCTTTCGGTTATATAAATCCTACAATAAGCCCAATATATGCGGTTACTCTTCCTCTTATACTCGCTGCAATAGGAACTTTATCTTCAATAGTCGGAGTTTTCTTCGTTAAAACTAAAGAAAAAGCGTCTATGGGAGAATTATTAAAATCTTTAAGAGTCGGAGTTTATGTAAGTAGCGTTATTATTATAGTAGTTTCATTCTTACTTGTAAAAGCGCTTCTTCCTAATAATTTGGGATTATTCGTTTCAATAATAGTGGGACTTATCGCTGGTAATGTTGTCGGTTTCTTCACAGAATATTATACGGCTGCAGAATACAAACCTACTCAATGGGTTGCTGAACAATCAAAAACGGGACCTGCAACAGTTATAATCGGAGGACTTGCAATCGGTATGCAATCTACTTTAATACCCGTTGTTACAGTAGTCGTTTCTATAATATTATCTTTCGGTTTTGCGGGCGGTTTCGGTTCTGAAGTCGGTTCTTTCTCTCAAGGATTATATGGAATAGCTTTGGCTTCAGTTGGTATGTTATCTACTTTAGGAATCACTTTGGCTACGGACGCTTACGGACCAATTGCCGATAATGCGGGAGGAAATGCAGAAATGTCTGGTTTGCCTGAAAGCGTTAGAGAGAGAACGGACGCTTTGGATTCTTTAGGAAATACTACGGCTGCTACAGGAAAAGGTTTTGCAATATGTTCTGCGGCTTTAACGGCTATGGCTTTAGTCGCCGCTTATATAGAAGAAATTAAAACGGCTTTGGGCAGAATGATTAATAGCGGTAATTTAAAAGAAATAGTTATAGGTTCGGTAAAATATACCGCGGAAAGTTCTTCAGAATTATATAATAAAGTAGTTTATAGCTTGAGTATGAACGAATTTATGCAGGCTTTCAATATTCACTTAATGAATCCAAAAGTAATAGTTGGAATATTTGTAGGTTCAATGCTTGTATTCTTCTTCTGCGCGTTGACAATGAAAGCGGTTGGAAGAGCTGCTGGCGGAGTAGTTGAAGAAGTTAGAAGACAATTTAGAGAGATAAAAGGACTTTTGGCTGGAGAAGAAGGAGTTAAAGCGGATTATGAAAAAGCTGTTCAAATTTGCACAAAATCGGCTCAAAAAGAAATGATTATTCCTTCGGTTTTGGCTATAATAGTTCCCGTTTTGGTTGGCTTCTTATTTGGAGTTCCCGCTGTTATTGGGCTTTTAATTGGCGGATTAACTTCTGGTTTTGCAATGGCTGTTATGATGTCAAACGCGGGCGGTTCTTGGGATAACGCTAAAAAATATATAGAAGCTGGAAATTTGGGCGGAAAAAAAATTACGGATAAAAATGGAAATAAAATAACAAATCCTAATCATGCCGCTGCGGTTATTGGCGATACTGTTGGCGACCCATTTAAAGACACTTCAGGACCAAGTTTAAATATTCTTATAAAATTAATGAGTTTAATAAGCGTGGTTTTTGCAGGCGCGATTATAGCGTTCTCTCCGAAAATTCAGGCTTTGCTTGGAATAGCGGATAAAATAGTGAAATAA
- a CDS encoding S-methyl-5-thioribose-1-phosphate isomerase, whose translation MERIDKDLAFMLQFENIAWYEEGIVKILDRRVYPNKINFVECKTYKEVSKAIADMVTQSAGPYLAVAMGMALAGYEAKNLQGEDKIKFLKNACDTLANSRPTTSARMMSITKNCLDAGIDAINKNKDSNEIIEEIFNKGIELSTKRYSKIKKMAEYLVSMFPSKGTILTQCFGESIVGFMIREFQKQNKDIKIICAETRPYFQGARLTATVAFEQNADTTVITDNMIAYTMQEKKIDIFTSAADLICLNGAVVNKIGTYQIAIISKYLGVPYFVTGAPDKSHRGFEDIEFEFRDEKLVTEAMGVKTAKKGVKGFYPAFDYTPPHLVSAIITDLGIFSPYDVFKYYENNSEGEY comes from the coding sequence ATGGAAAGAATCGATAAAGATTTGGCTTTTATGCTTCAATTTGAAAATATAGCTTGGTATGAAGAGGGAATAGTAAAAATATTAGATAGGCGAGTTTATCCGAATAAAATTAATTTTGTCGAATGCAAAACTTATAAAGAAGTTTCTAAAGCAATAGCCGATATGGTGACTCAAAGCGCGGGACCTTATTTGGCTGTTGCAATGGGAATGGCTTTGGCGGGATATGAAGCTAAAAATTTGCAAGGCGAAGATAAAATTAAATTTCTTAAAAACGCTTGCGATACTTTGGCAAACTCTCGTCCGACTACAAGCGCAAGAATGATGTCTATAACAAAAAATTGTTTAGATGCTGGAATTGACGCTATAAATAAAAACAAAGATTCAAACGAAATAATAGAGGAAATTTTTAATAAAGGAATAGAACTTTCCACAAAAAGATACTCGAAAATTAAAAAAATGGCTGAATATTTGGTTTCAATGTTTCCCTCTAAAGGGACGATTTTAACTCAATGTTTTGGAGAGTCAATAGTCGGTTTTATGATTAGAGAATTTCAAAAACAAAATAAAGATATAAAAATAATTTGCGCTGAAACTCGTCCGTATTTTCAAGGAGCAAGATTAACGGCAACCGTAGCCTTTGAGCAAAATGCCGATACAACAGTTATAACAGACAATATGATAGCTTATACAATGCAAGAGAAAAAAATCGATATATTCACTTCCGCTGCAGATTTGATTTGCCTAAACGGAGCGGTTGTAAATAAAATCGGCACTTATCAAATAGCGATTATTTCAAAATATTTGGGAGTTCCTTATTTTGTAACGGGAGCGCCCGATAAAAGTCATAGAGGATTTGAAGATATAGAATTTGAGTTTAGAGACGAAAAATTGGTAACGGAAGCTATGGGAGTAAAAACTGCAAAAAAAGGAGTTAAAGGATTTTATCCCGCTTTCGATTATACTCCGCCGCATTTGGTAAGCGCGATAATTACCGATTTAGGAATATTTTCTCCTTATGATGTTTTTAAATATTATGAAAATAATTCTGAAGGCGAATATTAA